A part of Gemmatimonas groenlandica genomic DNA contains:
- a CDS encoding serine hydrolase domain-containing protein, whose protein sequence is MGSMRDRLITVFVGLAIVATTDACTSPSQSHDSAAPSAQVDSLFLHEIRPGAPGCAVGVYRSGEIVLARGYGVASVEDGRPITSRTTFNLGSASKPFTALAALMLEQRGALSMADDVRRWVPELPDYGTPIRVRDLLQHTSGLRDFGTLELLSGRVVSTQAEFLGLVASQRALNFAPGTRHEYSHTDFGVLGVIVQRIVGVPFGEHLQNVMFGPLGMSGSFVDDLGRSALRDRALGHQVLPRGPSVAFPNSHTFGGDNVYASVEDLARWDRNFDQPIVGGAEIMARMLSRPTLPNGDTIPYAYGVRLDTYRGLRTVSRRGHPPGTQTVFMRFPEQRFTVATLCNADDLSAPKLAERVADIYLADVMSLQKPRVTPPKAVAMSPPELTRYAGTYRSIDDPWNVLSTEVRQGVLGEIIPDDAADEVFYPMTPAGDGRFFEIGGTGNVGLYTFRPSASGGPLRLEISWNEGPIELSERVTDAAVWRPSAAALAEYAGTWFSPDLDAGWQLETRGARLVLRRRDRVELTLQPVERDRFLRGFGSDGDVSVRLQFRRDRTGRVSELTVSTLPGENAVRNVQFTRLVAH, encoded by the coding sequence ATGGGATCTATGCGCGACCGGCTCATCACCGTGTTTGTCGGACTGGCGATCGTGGCGACGACCGACGCGTGCACCTCGCCGTCGCAATCGCATGACTCCGCCGCGCCGTCCGCGCAGGTGGACTCCCTCTTTCTGCACGAGATCCGTCCGGGCGCGCCCGGCTGCGCCGTTGGCGTATACCGAAGCGGCGAGATCGTGCTCGCGCGCGGGTACGGGGTCGCCAGCGTCGAGGACGGCCGCCCAATCACCTCGCGCACCACGTTCAACCTCGGCTCCGCCTCGAAGCCGTTCACGGCGCTTGCCGCGCTCATGCTCGAGCAGCGCGGCGCGCTCTCCATGGCTGACGATGTGCGCCGTTGGGTGCCGGAACTCCCGGACTACGGGACGCCAATCCGCGTGCGAGATCTCCTGCAGCACACGAGCGGTCTCCGCGACTTCGGGACTCTTGAACTGCTTTCCGGACGAGTCGTCTCGACCCAAGCGGAATTTCTCGGGCTCGTCGCCTCGCAGCGCGCCCTCAACTTCGCACCGGGCACGCGCCACGAGTACAGTCACACAGACTTTGGCGTCCTCGGCGTCATCGTGCAGCGCATTGTCGGCGTCCCTTTCGGCGAACACCTACAGAACGTCATGTTCGGCCCGCTGGGCATGTCGGGGAGTTTCGTCGACGACCTCGGCCGCAGCGCGTTACGTGATCGGGCATTGGGGCATCAGGTTCTGCCGCGAGGGCCGAGCGTCGCGTTCCCCAACTCACATACCTTTGGTGGCGACAACGTTTACGCCTCGGTTGAAGACCTCGCGCGGTGGGACCGGAACTTCGACCAACCGATCGTCGGTGGCGCGGAAATCATGGCGCGCATGCTGAGCCGTCCGACGCTTCCGAATGGCGACACCATCCCGTACGCCTATGGCGTTCGCCTCGACACCTACCGTGGACTTCGCACCGTTTCACGCCGTGGCCATCCGCCGGGCACGCAGACGGTGTTCATGCGATTTCCGGAACAGCGCTTCACGGTGGCCACCCTGTGCAACGCTGACGACCTCAGCGCACCGAAATTGGCCGAGCGCGTGGCGGATATCTATCTCGCGGACGTGATGAGTCTGCAGAAGCCTCGCGTGACGCCGCCAAAGGCCGTCGCGATGTCGCCGCCGGAGCTCACCCGATACGCAGGAACGTACCGATCGATCGACGATCCCTGGAACGTGCTGTCCACTGAAGTGCGGCAAGGCGTGCTGGGAGAGATCATCCCCGACGATGCGGCAGACGAAGTGTTCTACCCGATGACGCCGGCGGGCGACGGCCGTTTTTTCGAGATCGGAGGCACTGGCAACGTGGGCCTCTACACGTTCCGGCCATCGGCGTCTGGCGGTCCGCTTCGACTGGAAATCTCCTGGAACGAAGGGCCCATCGAACTGTCTGAGCGCGTCACGGATGCGGCGGTCTGGCGACCATCAGCCGCTGCCCTCGCCGAGTACGCCGGCACCTGGTTCAGTCCAGACCTCGACGCGGGCTGGCAGCTGGAGACCCGCGGCGCGAGACTCGTGCTCCGCCGCCGCGATCGGGTCGAGCTGACGCTACAGCCAGTGGAGCGCGACCGATTTCTGCGCGGCTTCGGCTCGGATGGCGACGTTTCCGTGCGGCTGCAATTTCGTCGCGACCGCACGGGCAGAGTGAGCGAACTGACCGTGTCCACCCTGCCGGGCGAGAACGCGGTTCGCAACGTGCAATTCACTCGGCTGGTTGCGCACTAG
- a CDS encoding DinB family protein encodes MSNTSYDALLHALLDSWDRNNTILVNLLHAIPAGALDLQPMPTSPSIGGLFMHMHYCRLIFVHEDAPDVATPMPDGEWRTERDRVQIAQWLSESARTVRAAVICRLQAGRQMEQHYDHPILLLQHMIWHEGYHHGQIKLALKLAGQPFDDEDIGPKTWDVWMRKT; translated from the coding sequence ATGTCAAACACGTCGTACGATGCGCTGCTGCACGCGCTGTTGGACTCGTGGGATCGCAACAACACGATTCTCGTGAATCTGCTGCATGCGATTCCGGCGGGCGCGCTCGACCTGCAGCCGATGCCGACGAGTCCGTCGATTGGCGGCCTGTTCATGCACATGCACTACTGCCGCTTGATCTTCGTGCACGAGGACGCGCCAGACGTGGCAACGCCGATGCCCGACGGCGAGTGGCGCACGGAGCGGGATCGCGTGCAGATCGCGCAGTGGTTGTCCGAGAGTGCGCGTACGGTTCGTGCCGCGGTGATCTGTCGTCTGCAAGCGGGCCGCCAAATGGAACAGCATTACGATCACCCGATCCTGCTTCTCCAGCATATGATCTGGCACGAAGGCTATCACCACGGGCAAATCAAGTTGGCGCTGAAACTGGCGGGTCAGCCCTTCGACGACGAGGATATCGGGCCTAAAACGTGGGATGTCTGGATGCGCAAGACGTGA
- a CDS encoding DUF4287 domain-containing protein, translating to MPDTPKVKGPASYFPSIEKTYGEPIAHWMTVLERAGPLKHMELVAILKSQHAMGHGHANALVASFLAKP from the coding sequence ATGCCCGATACCCCAAAGGTCAAAGGTCCCGCGTCATACTTTCCGTCGATTGAAAAGACGTACGGCGAACCGATCGCGCACTGGATGACAGTGCTCGAGCGAGCGGGGCCACTGAAGCATATGGAGCTGGTCGCCATCTTGAAGTCGCAACACGCGATGGGACACGGGCACGCGAATGCGCTCGTAGCGTCCTTTCTCGCGAAGCCGTAG
- a CDS encoding ankyrin repeat domain-containing protein, with translation MSMLLSLVLAYFTTATLNGGIDFRADGTAVAPTRFEQFLHGWWLTFFFTSMFFAADHILVHTWTRWRLGRDVIEIGQQAHNPFAILPYAALGGMGLWIIVTVLRLPWAYRAAKGRSRYQWEFLVAAIAAMGMYMVPRSFLHHATLATVGPGAHAGALLSYAAATGDERTVKHLIEHRDALDASNDEGQGALQGAINWNREEIVQLLLDHGAQLPCASWHIRRWNTEVASRRRGRQIIVASTDSLFRIQALRSDSLTAAWAAAFGRVPSPCE, from the coding sequence ATGAGCATGCTGCTCAGCCTGGTGCTGGCATACTTCACCACGGCAACGCTGAACGGCGGCATCGATTTTCGAGCCGACGGAACGGCGGTCGCGCCGACGAGGTTCGAGCAGTTTTTGCACGGGTGGTGGCTGACGTTCTTCTTCACCTCGATGTTCTTTGCGGCCGATCACATCCTCGTCCACACGTGGACGCGATGGCGGCTCGGTCGAGACGTCATCGAGATCGGACAGCAAGCGCATAACCCGTTCGCGATCCTGCCGTATGCTGCGCTCGGCGGCATGGGCCTCTGGATCATTGTGACGGTGTTGCGTCTCCCGTGGGCCTATCGCGCTGCGAAGGGCCGCTCGCGGTATCAGTGGGAGTTCCTCGTCGCGGCGATCGCCGCGATGGGGATGTACATGGTGCCGCGCTCGTTCTTGCACCATGCGACGCTCGCCACCGTGGGGCCGGGCGCGCACGCCGGAGCGCTGCTCTCGTATGCCGCAGCGACCGGCGACGAGCGAACGGTCAAACACTTGATCGAGCACCGCGACGCGCTCGACGCGTCGAACGATGAGGGGCAAGGGGCGCTGCAGGGCGCGATCAACTGGAATCGTGAGGAGATCGTGCAGCTCCTGTTGGACCACGGAGCACAACTGCCCTGCGCGAGCTGGCATATACGTCGGTGGAACACGGAGGTCGCGTCGCGCCGACGCGGCCGTCAAATCATCGTGGCGAGCACGGACAGCCTGTTCAGAATACAGGCGCTCCGGTCCGACAGCCTGACAGCCGCGTGGGCTGCCGCGTTCGGCCGAGTCCCCTCGCCTTGCGAATAG
- a CDS encoding VOC family protein — MSKVTPFLMFNDQLEAAMAFYTATFPHSEIRNAARIGGDGPVMSAEFVVGGQSFMGYNGGSYFSFSEGVSLYVDCDDQAEVDEYWDKLVNAGATPTACGWIKDPFGLTWQIVPRRFMELIRDKDPKKVKAVMDAMMTMVKLDVAALEKAYDDA; from the coding sequence ATGTCCAAGGTCACACCGTTTCTGATGTTCAACGACCAACTCGAAGCCGCGATGGCGTTCTACACCGCGACCTTCCCGCACTCCGAGATCAGGAACGCCGCTCGGATTGGTGGTGATGGACCGGTGATGTCCGCCGAGTTCGTCGTCGGCGGCCAGTCTTTCATGGGATACAACGGGGGCTCGTACTTCAGCTTCTCCGAAGGGGTCTCCCTCTATGTCGACTGCGACGATCAAGCGGAAGTCGACGAGTACTGGGACAAGCTCGTCAACGCCGGCGCGACGCCAACTGCCTGTGGCTGGATCAAGGATCCGTTCGGCCTCACGTGGCAGATTGTGCCTCGGCGATTCATGGAGCTGATTCGTGACAAGGACCCGAAGAAGGTGAAAGCCGTGATGGATGCCATGATGACCATGGTGAAGCTCGACGTCGCCGCTCTCGAGAAGGCGTACGATGACGCATAG
- a CDS encoding VOC family protein yields the protein MTIKRMDNVGIVVESLDAVIPFFIALGLRLEGRANIDGEWAGRVTGLGTQRVEIAMLITPDGHSRLELSQFFAPAVVADHREAPVNALGYLRVMFTVIDLDDTLVRLREHGAQLVGDVVQYQNSYRLCYIRGPEGLLIGLAEELM from the coding sequence ATGACTATCAAGCGTATGGACAACGTTGGCATCGTCGTCGAGTCCCTCGATGCCGTGATTCCATTTTTCATTGCGCTCGGGTTGAGGCTCGAAGGGCGCGCGAACATCGACGGCGAGTGGGCAGGGCGGGTTACCGGACTGGGCACGCAGCGCGTGGAGATCGCAATGCTGATCACACCAGACGGCCACAGTCGGCTCGAGCTCTCGCAGTTCTTCGCGCCTGCGGTCGTGGCGGATCACCGCGAGGCACCGGTGAACGCGCTTGGCTATCTGCGCGTCATGTTCACGGTGATCGACCTCGACGATACGCTCGTCCGGCTCCGCGAGCACGGCGCGCAGCTCGTCGGCGACGTGGTGCAGTATCAAAATTCCTATCGGCTCTGCTACATCCGCGGCCCCGAGGGTCTCCTGATCGGACTCGCCGAGGAGCTCATGTGA
- a CDS encoding outer membrane beta-barrel protein — translation MRVVLPSSVQALVLLGSLAVPAVAQQRPERVERTHTTGLLLGYGTETNVITSQPGAASSDNEHVVGHGITLGYGFTRRWAAYLNAGWGGFETTAGNRTGAGSIDLGARYHLPTVGRVISPFLQGGLASRALSVDALNSRTGFVDNVLGWRSMAAFGGGANVHVTRSLAISGMSTWGATSDGIANPRVHLGVLLLPSAWRR, via the coding sequence ATGCGTGTCGTTCTGCCGTCCAGTGTGCAGGCCCTCGTCCTGCTGGGAAGTTTGGCCGTCCCCGCCGTCGCTCAGCAGCGCCCGGAACGCGTCGAGCGCACGCACACCACCGGCCTCCTTCTCGGCTACGGCACCGAAACCAACGTGATCACGAGCCAGCCCGGCGCGGCCAGCTCGGACAACGAGCACGTCGTCGGACACGGGATCACGCTCGGGTACGGCTTTACCCGGCGATGGGCGGCGTACCTCAATGCCGGTTGGGGCGGATTCGAAACAACAGCCGGCAATCGCACCGGCGCGGGATCGATAGACTTGGGGGCACGTTATCACCTGCCCACGGTCGGCCGGGTGATCTCGCCATTTCTGCAGGGCGGACTCGCGAGTCGCGCGCTGAGTGTGGACGCGCTGAATAGCCGCACCGGATTCGTCGATAACGTGTTGGGGTGGCGGTCGATGGCGGCCTTTGGCGGCGGCGCCAATGTGCATGTCACCCGCAGCCTCGCGATCTCCGGCATGTCGACCTGGGGCGCCACGTCGGACGGGATCGCCAACCCCCGCGTGCATCTGGGCGTGCTGCTCCTGCCCTCAGCGTGGCGGCGATAG
- a CDS encoding prolyl oligopeptidase family serine peptidase yields MLRFPGGTLSARFLRVALLAVATSACSRPPADTPAYPPARTVNVVDRYHGVAVADPYRWLEDTTAEVRAWALAQTRFARPFLHDSVLRARLRDRMERLDSPWLAFDSALDAASQSQAGDAIRVANGRLVIGTPRGADRLLLDPATFGPATRLAHHQVAPNGRHVLVELAVGGDDWKVGRVVRVADGTLLPDSIPGIVFQSPLWTPDSKGILQVQYIHPASSERVMLRGGTLSYHQLGTGTANDVSILRLPANDVEGVIRVSLSSDGRRAFVSDGTGADFEVLGWALSRFALLELSQLDTPGATPALVAVSTTRDAAYAVVASDATGMLVLTDRDAPRHRLVFIPYRDPSPSAWRDVIPETQDVLLSVTPHGAHLLVVALRDAQHVLRIHRRSGALEHELTFPLGTRIELMPGATGDRQRILAASFLQPPRLVEVALSTGERTTMLETRSEFASADYVATQQWYAGKDGTRIPMWLVHRKGIALDGSHPTLLFGYGGSGTVMLPDYAPDMLAWLELGGVFAMPNLRGGGEFGRDWYEAAILGKKQTTFDDMIAAAEHLIARGYTSPSRLAIRGRSNGGRMVAAVMAERPDLFAAVVAEVPQTDNVRFDRGRHRAQFGSPSDSAQFGFLLATSPLHRVTAGRCYPATLVTTSLNDPRAPAWHAMKFTAALQAASRCARPIILQADTLGGHFSESEAGGGANVSLDYLTFLVKQLGMMPPR; encoded by the coding sequence GTGCTCCGCTTCCCTGGAGGAACCCTGTCTGCCCGCTTCCTGCGTGTGGCGCTGCTCGCCGTCGCAACATCGGCCTGCAGCCGCCCGCCCGCCGACACGCCGGCGTACCCGCCCGCGCGCACCGTCAACGTGGTCGACCGCTATCACGGTGTCGCCGTTGCCGACCCGTATCGCTGGCTCGAAGACACCACCGCCGAGGTCCGCGCGTGGGCCTTGGCGCAGACGCGGTTCGCTCGGCCATTCCTGCACGACAGTGTGCTCCGCGCGCGGCTGCGCGACCGTATGGAGCGCCTCGACTCGCCCTGGCTGGCGTTCGATTCCGCGCTCGATGCCGCGTCGCAAAGCCAAGCAGGCGATGCGATCCGCGTAGCAAACGGGCGACTCGTGATTGGCACGCCGCGCGGCGCCGATCGCCTGCTGCTCGACCCCGCCACCTTCGGCCCGGCCACGCGCCTCGCGCACCATCAGGTGGCGCCGAACGGACGGCACGTACTCGTCGAGTTGGCGGTCGGCGGCGACGATTGGAAAGTCGGTCGCGTCGTCCGCGTGGCCGACGGCACACTGCTGCCCGATTCGATTCCGGGCATCGTGTTCCAGTCGCCGCTGTGGACCCCCGACAGCAAAGGCATACTGCAGGTGCAGTACATCCACCCGGCCAGCAGCGAACGCGTCATGCTACGCGGCGGCACGTTGTCGTATCACCAGCTCGGTACCGGCACCGCGAACGATGTCTCCATCCTGCGACTCCCGGCGAACGATGTAGAGGGCGTGATCCGCGTGTCGCTCTCCAGCGACGGGCGTCGTGCATTCGTGTCTGACGGCACCGGTGCCGACTTCGAGGTGCTCGGCTGGGCACTGTCCCGCTTCGCACTCCTCGAGCTGTCTCAACTCGATACGCCGGGCGCGACACCGGCATTGGTAGCCGTCTCCACCACGCGCGACGCGGCGTACGCGGTCGTGGCCAGCGATGCGACGGGCATGTTGGTCCTCACCGACCGTGATGCGCCGCGGCATCGGCTCGTGTTCATTCCCTATCGCGACCCGTCGCCGTCGGCATGGCGTGACGTGATTCCGGAAACGCAGGATGTCCTGCTCTCGGTCACACCCCATGGTGCTCACCTCCTGGTCGTCGCGCTACGAGACGCACAGCACGTGCTGCGCATTCACCGCCGAAGCGGCGCGCTCGAACACGAGCTCACATTTCCACTCGGCACGCGCATCGAGCTGATGCCTGGCGCGACTGGCGACCGGCAGCGCATCCTCGCCGCGTCATTCCTGCAGCCGCCCCGCCTTGTCGAGGTCGCGCTGAGCACCGGCGAGCGCACGACGATGTTGGAAACCAGGAGTGAGTTCGCGAGTGCCGACTACGTGGCGACACAGCAGTGGTACGCGGGCAAGGACGGCACGCGGATCCCGATGTGGCTCGTGCACCGCAAGGGGATCGCGCTCGATGGCAGCCATCCCACGCTGCTCTTCGGCTACGGCGGGTCGGGTACGGTGATGCTCCCCGATTACGCGCCCGACATGCTGGCGTGGCTCGAGCTCGGTGGCGTGTTCGCGATGCCGAATCTTCGCGGGGGTGGCGAGTTCGGACGTGACTGGTACGAAGCCGCGATTCTCGGGAAGAAACAGACCACCTTCGACGACATGATTGCGGCCGCCGAGCATCTGATTGCACGCGGGTACACGTCGCCGAGCCGTTTGGCGATTCGTGGACGCTCGAACGGCGGCCGGATGGTGGCGGCGGTGATGGCCGAGCGCCCCGATCTCTTCGCCGCCGTGGTGGCCGAGGTGCCACAAACGGACAACGTACGCTTCGACCGCGGACGCCATCGCGCGCAGTTCGGGTCGCCCAGCGATTCCGCGCAGTTCGGCTTTCTGTTGGCCACGTCACCGCTGCATCGCGTCACAGCGGGCCGCTGCTATCCCGCGACGCTGGTGACGACGTCGCTCAACGATCCGCGGGCGCCGGCTTGGCACGCGATGAAATTCACGGCGGCACTACAAGCGGCATCACGGTGCGCGAGGCCGATCATCTTGCAGGCCGACACGTTGGGTGGCCACTTCAGCGAGTCCGAAGCGGGTGGCGGCGCCAATGTGTCGCTCGACTACCTCACGTTCCTCGTGAAGCAATTGGGCATGATGCCGCCGCGCTGA
- a CDS encoding DUF1801 domain-containing protein codes for MNVQAQVNDYLAAQPEPKRSDMQALHGIIRELLPNGRLWFLDGKDEKGKIVTNPNIGYGAQSRPYADGTMREFYQIGISANSTGISVYIMGLEDKKYLAEMYGNAIGKATVTGYCIKFKTLSQINVDVLTAAMRSGIEQTSA; via the coding sequence ATGAACGTGCAGGCGCAAGTGAACGACTATCTCGCGGCCCAACCGGAGCCGAAGCGCAGCGATATGCAGGCGCTGCACGGCATCATCCGCGAGTTGTTGCCCAACGGTCGCTTGTGGTTTCTCGACGGCAAGGACGAGAAAGGCAAGATCGTCACGAATCCGAACATTGGGTACGGTGCCCAATCCCGACCGTACGCCGACGGCACTATGCGCGAGTTCTATCAGATCGGCATCAGCGCCAACAGCACCGGCATCTCCGTGTACATCATGGGCCTCGAGGACAAGAAGTACCTGGCCGAGATGTACGGAAACGCCATCGGCAAAGCGACCGTGACGGGATACTGCATCAAGTTCAAAACGCTCAGCCAGATCAACGTGGATGTCCTCACGGCGGCCATGCGGTCGGGGATTGAGCAGACGAGCGCGTAG
- a CDS encoding BrnA antitoxin family protein — translation MPKSQRAIKPIPTFKSEDVERDFWASADATDYVDWASARPVRFPLLRPSTTAISVRLPDTLLTKLKILGNERDVPCQSLLKMSLADRVATERR, via the coding sequence ATGCCCAAGTCCCAGCGCGCCATCAAACCGATACCGACGTTCAAGTCGGAAGACGTTGAACGCGATTTCTGGGCGTCCGCCGACGCAACCGACTATGTCGACTGGGCGTCGGCGCGTCCCGTCCGGTTCCCGCTGCTACGGCCGTCGACGACCGCGATTTCCGTGCGGTTGCCGGATACGCTGCTGACGAAGCTCAAGATTCTCGGCAATGAGCGCGACGTGCCGTGTCAGAGCTTGCTCAAGATGTCTCTCGCCGACCGAGTGGCCACGGAGCGGCGGTAA